TAAGTCCTTTGGCAGTCCCTTATGTCCCAATCCCAACAGCAGAAGGTACGACCTGCCTTTTGTTATATCCTTTGCTAAAGCCGCTGGCGTAACAGATTTCTTCGGGTCGGGATTGGAAGTGGTAACTACAGGTATCCCGAACTGGGGCTGGAATCCCTTTTTTGGGAGATCGAACACAAAGAAGCGGTTTTGTTCAAGCATCTCCTTCAGGTATAGCCCTGATCTTCCTATGGTGGTCTTATCTGCCACGAAACTGCACAGTTCCTCTGCATCCATCTTGAATGGGAAATCGAACAGTGCCAGTGCGAACCCGAAACTGTATGCAATAGGCGCTGCCCTTGCAATGGAGCGGTAATGGGCATCCAGTAGCTTGATCTTATCGTAAGTGTTCACCAGTCCCAATGTCAGCATAATCTTAACTCCAGCAACATGGGAACCTGAAGGCACACATCCATTTTATCACACTCAGCGCAGTCCTGCCAGATCACTGGTTTTTGTGAATAATCCAAAACCGTAAATCCCATTTTCTCGAAAAAACGTCCTGATGTAGTCCTGACATATAACCGCTCGGTCATTCTTTCAGCCCCAGCCTTCAAATATTCGAACAACATGCGACCAATACCTTTGTTCTTCCATCCAGGCAGTACTGCAAGAGACCTCAATTCAATTATTTGCTGACTGGTATCCAGATATCCACAGCCCACTATCTTTCTTCCATCATCTGCCACAATGAACTGGTCAATATTCTCATCTACAAGTTCGGTCTCAAGTATATACTGTGATAAGATCCTTTTAATGGATGGAATATCATCAACTGAAGCACTGCGTATACTGATAGTCACGTACCTATCTTATGAGGTTATTTATTATAAAAACAAGGACGGTTTTTTTACCGTCCTAAAAAATCTATTCGCCGGATTATTCTTCAGAAGAAGATTCATCTATCTGTTTTTTGAAAACATGTGTGCCTTCCTTTTCATCTGAAAAAGTCTTTTCTTTAAAAGATTCTCCAGCTTTTAAGGTTTCTGCAGTTTCCTTTTCCAGTGCCTTCTCGATCTTCTCAATTTCCTTTCTCAACTCATCAGGATTAGGTATCCTGCCAAGCACATCATCGGCTTTGCCCACAATACTTTCCACGTCAATTGCATCACCCACTTCTGGCACACCTGTGGAGGCACCAAGATACTGTCCAACCTGGTTAAGCATCTGTGATATTTCCATTGGGAAAATGATCTTTGTGGCCTGACCGGCTGCCATTTCCTTCATCATGTTCATGCTGAGCACTGAAATTGCTTTTTTATCCAGCGGTGCAGCACCCAGGCTGAGAACCCTCAGACCCTGTGCTTCTCCCTGCGCCATTAATATTCTGGAGACCCGTTCACCTTCGGCTTCCAGGATCTTGGACTGCCTTACACCTTCCGAATTCAATATCCGTGCCTGTTTTGCACCTTCGGCTTCCAGGATAGCTGCCCTTTTGTTTCCATCCGCTGTGAGGATGGCAGCCCTTCTCTTTCTTTCAGCAGATGTCTGTTCTTCCATGGCCGATTTTACTGCTTCGACCGGGTCTACTTCCCTGATCTCTACAGCTTCAACTTTAACACCCCAGGCATCAGTAGCCTCATCCAGGATGTCCCTGAGCTTGGTGTTGATGAAATCCCGGTTATACAGAATCTCATCCAGTTCCATATCACCCACTACAGATCTCAGGGTGGTCTGGGCCAGACTTACAGTGGCAATATGGTAATTAACAACTTCAAAATATGCTTTTTCAGGATCAATCACCCTGATATAAACAATTGCGTCCACATTAGTTGGGCTGTTATCTTTGGTTATTACTTCCTGCCTGGGTACATCCAGCACCTGTGTCCTGAGGTCCAGGCGTATCACTTCACTGATCAGCGGGTATACCCAGTTGAACCCTGGATTCAGTCGTCTTTTATACCGACCCAGTACGATCCACAGGGCCTGTTCATAAGGCTGGATGATCGTAACACCAGTTATAAATATCAGAATCAATGCTATAGTAATTATCAATCCCAGACCCAGACCTATTTCTACCATATTTTATCCTCCTATCTTCTCATCTTCAAGGCTTTGTATCATGTTTTCTATTATTTATTATTCATTCAATTCAATAACCTTTACATGGACTCCTTCTGATTGAACGACTTCGATTTTCCTGCCTTTGGGTATTGCGGTATTGGATGTAGCACTCCATATCTGGCTGATGATCCTGACTTTTCCATTAATGGAACCGGGTTCAATATCCGTGACCACTATTCCGGTCCGGCCAACTAATGAGTCCATACTTGTGGAGCTGGGTTTTTGTACAGGAGCTATCTTGCGGTACAACAATATGGTGCCTACGCCTGCTACAAATGCTGTTGCCACCATTATGATAGCAAGCCACTGTTCACTCATATCGGGAAGAATGATCAATATTGATCCCAACACCAATAATAAGGTGCCTGGTACTGCAATAAAGAAACCCGGATGCATTGATTCTGCAACTAACAAACCAATCCCGAATATTAACATTACCAAGCCGATTTCTACTGCAACCATTGCTATTTCCCAGTAACAGTTATCTTGTAAAGTATATCTATTTTTTTGTTATGTCAGTACTTCCGAAATGGCCTAAATATAATTATGATGCTAAGTGGTTTTCATTCGGAACTACGTATTAGCAGAAATAATTTCACAATTGAATGTCCCATAATTTATCTCCCACCATGTGTAATGTCTTGATGACCTTTCCACCATCCCCCATTAATTGATCTGCGTCTACTAATGCGCGGCCGATGGCTAAAGGTTTACCGTGGTTTTCTTCCACAACAATAACATTATCGCCTTTTTTGATATCAGGATCAACAGATACGATCCCCGGTTTCATAACATCAGCTCCCTTTACTACAAAAGGTATTGCACCTGCATCTACAGTAACCAATTTTTGTTTAGGTTTTAATTCCAATGCTCCTCTTACAGTAAAGAATGGAACCCCATCTGTTATTAAAAACATAGGCTGTCCATCAACCAGCAGCAATTCATATTCATCAACAGTGGCCAGTTCAAGCCGTTTTTTGGAAAGCGCATCACCAGTTTCTTCAGATATCGACCTGATCTTATTGATCATTTCTTTATACTGGCTTTTCCTGAGTTGGTGCCTGGATTTCAGTTTCAATTTTTTCATTCCATTTATTCGATAAATATAAGTATCCTTATTACTACTTTGAAGTTGTATTCATGGTTTAACATTTAAGTTTTTACCATTATATTATAATCTGCTGGTATCTATAAATAGATTATAATTTACTTAACTAATAAATTCATAATATAAGGAGAAGAAGATATGGGAAATAGACCGTTGGACGTTCTAAACAATGCCTTGGGCAAACCTGTGATCATAAAATTAAAAGGAGACCGCAGTTTCAGGGGAACCTTAGAAGGTTATGATATCCACATGAATCTGGTATTAAATGATGCTGAAGAACTTTCAAACGGTGAAAGTGTAAAGAAACCCGGGACTGTTGTAGTTAGGGGAGACAACGTAGTCTATATATCACCTTAAACCATACTAGGCTCCAAAATAATTATTTAGTTTAAGTATTTATACTCAGCAGACTTTTAAATAGAAAAAAATTAATGATTATCATCTCGGTGAAAGAAATATGTCAAAAGGAACTCCATCACAAGGAAAAAGACAGAAACGTACACATTTAAAATGCAGGCGGTGCGGCAGTGTTTCATTAAACATTCACAGTAAGATGTGCACTTCATGTGGATTTGGAAAAAGCCCACGCCTGAGAAGTTATAAATGGCAGAGAAAATCAGGTCTGAACGGCGCATAATACTTAATTATTTTAGGTGAGCCTTATTGCACGAAGCGTGCGGAGTAGTTGGCCTGGTTTTACATAACCAGGAATCAGAACAGGCTGCCCTTCCAATATACTACGCATTATACGCTCTCCAGCACCGTGGACAGGAGTCAACAGGTATCACCGTTCATGATGGCAAGAAGGCCCATACCTTAAAAGGTATGGGGCTTGTGTCAGATGTTTTTAAGAAATATAACCTCTCAGACCTGAAAGGTTTTATTGGTATAGGGCATGTCAGGTATTCCACTACTGGCGGCTCGACGCCGGAGAATATTCAGCCTTTGATTGTGAATTATCGGGATGGAAAACTTGCTATTGGCCACAATGGCAACCTGGTGAACAGCGCTGAGCTGCGAGCCGAGTTCGAAGCGGATGGTCAGGTATTCCTTACCTCTTCAGATACAGAGGTCATTGCACATTTATTAGTAAAGGAACTTTTAAAACATGATATTATAGGTGCTGTAAAAGTATTGATGAAAAGATTGGTGGGTTCATACAGTCTTACCATCCTTATAGATGACACTTTAGTAGTCGTCCGTGATCCCCTGGGCTTTAAACCGTTGTGCTTTGGTGAATTCGGGGGAGGATACGTGGTTGGGAGTGAAAGTGTTGCCATCGACACCCTGGGAGGCAAACTTATTCGGGATGTGCACCCTGGTGAGGTAATCATCTTCAAGGACGGCACGTATAAAAGTTACCAGTTGTCAAAGACCAAGAACACTGCACACTGTGTATTCGAATATATTTATTTTGCCAGGCCAGATTCCTTTATGGATGGACAGCTTGTATACCAGACCAGAATACGCATTGGTGAGAAATTACTGGAAGAACATCCTGTGGAAGCCGATGTAATATCACCAGTCCCTGACAGTGGAATTACTTTTGCAATCGGTTATAGTAAAAAATCAAATGTCGATTACATAGAAGGTTTAATGAAAAACAGGTATATCGGACGAACCTTTATCATGCCAGGACAGGAACTGCGTGAAACAGCTGTCAGGTTGAAACTCAATACAATTCAGCAGAACCTGGAAAACAAAAAGGTCATCCTGATGGATGACAGTATTGTCAGGGGTACTACGTCCCGCAGGATCGTGGACATGGTGCGAAAGGCTGGCGCCCGGGAAGTGCATATGCGTATCGGCAGCCCTGCAATAATATCACCTTGCTATTTAGGCATAGATATGGCCTCCAGGGAAGAACTGGTGTCAGCATATAAGACAGTGGCAGGTGTGGAAGCCCTCATCAATGCCGACAGTCTGGGGTATGTCAGTGTTGAAGGACTTGTTGAAGCAGTGGGGATACCCGAGGACGACCTGTGTTTGGGTTGTTTTACAGGTGTATACCCTATAGAGATCCCTGGTGAGAAATGCAAGAGGCACCAGATGACCCTGAATCAATTTGATCATTAATTTTTATCAGGCTTTCGTCTTCTGGAACAAATAACCACCCATACTTATGGTTGCCATTGCAAAAATAGTAATTACTGCAATGCAGATAGTAATGGGTATTTCGGTCTCTCCAATTAAGGTATAGCGTAGTGCCATGATACCGTAGGTCAGGGGGTCAAGATATACGAGGGTCTTAAGCCATGACGGCAGATCGCCGATCTTGAAGAATGCACCACTGAGCAGCAGCACCGGCATGGTGATAAAGGTCATTATCATCTGGAAACCTTCATGACTCTCTATCAAGGAAGCAAGGGCAATGCCCAGACCGATGAATCCCAGTCCTATAAGAAGCATGACACCTACACTGGCTGCCATCCCCAGATAGGATCGGTATTCCACACCCA
The sequence above is a segment of the Methanosarcinales archaeon genome. Coding sequences within it:
- the purF gene encoding amidophosphoribosyltransferase translates to MHEACGVVGLVLHNQESEQAALPIYYALYALQHRGQESTGITVHDGKKAHTLKGMGLVSDVFKKYNLSDLKGFIGIGHVRYSTTGGSTPENIQPLIVNYRDGKLAIGHNGNLVNSAELRAEFEADGQVFLTSSDTEVIAHLLVKELLKHDIIGAVKVLMKRLVGSYSLTILIDDTLVVVRDPLGFKPLCFGEFGGGYVVGSESVAIDTLGGKLIRDVHPGEVIIFKDGTYKSYQLSKTKNTAHCVFEYIYFARPDSFMDGQLVYQTRIRIGEKLLEEHPVEADVISPVPDSGITFAIGYSKKSNVDYIEGLMKNRYIGRTFIMPGQELRETAVRLKLNTIQQNLENKKVILMDDSIVRGTTSRRIVDMVRKAGAREVHMRIGSPAIISPCYLGIDMASREELVSAYKTVAGVEALINADSLGYVSVEGLVEAVGIPEDDLCLGCFTGVYPIEIPGEKCKRHQMTLNQFDH
- a CDS encoding NfeD family protein produces the protein MVAVEIGLVMLIFGIGLLVAESMHPGFFIAVPGTLLLVLGSILIILPDMSEQWLAIIMVATAFVAGVGTILLYRKIAPVQKPSSTSMDSLVGRTGIVVTDIEPGSINGKVRIISQIWSATSNTAIPKGRKIEVVQSEGVHVKVIELNE
- a CDS encoding ABC transporter permease; this translates as MIRFRRSKSRIIGSLATPLFFLIILGSAFNSSFQMRGGGQTDNSFLAPGIIGMSILFSSLTGGVSIIWDREFGFLKEILIAPVPRFFVALGKAIGGVITAMIQGTMIMLIAGFGLGVEYRSYLGMAASVGVMLLIGLGFIGLGIALASLIESHEGFQMIMTFITMPVLLLSGAFFKIGDLPSWLKTLVYLDPLTYGIMALRYTLIGETEIPITICIAVITIFAMATISMGGYLFQKTKA
- a CDS encoding RNA-binding protein, whose translation is MKLKSRHQLRKSQYKEMINKIRSISEETGDALSKKRLELATVDEYELLLVDGQPMFLITDGVPFFTVRGALELKPKQKLVTVDAGAIPFVVKGADVMKPGIVSVDPDIKKGDNVIVVEENHGKPLAIGRALVDADQLMGDGGKVIKTLHMVGDKLWDIQL
- a CDS encoding DUF531 family protein — translated: MLTLGLVNTYDKIKLLDAHYRSIARAAPIAYSFGFALALFDFPFKMDAEELCSFVADKTTIGRSGLYLKEMLEQNRFFVFDLPKKGFQPQFGIPVVTTSNPDPKKSVTPAALAKDITKGRSYLLLLGLGHKGLPKDL
- a CDS encoding SPFH/Band 7/PHB domain protein, with the translated sequence MVEIGLGLGLIITIALILIFITGVTIIQPYEQALWIVLGRYKRRLNPGFNWVYPLISEVIRLDLRTQVLDVPRQEVITKDNSPTNVDAIVYIRVIDPEKAYFEVVNYHIATVSLAQTTLRSVVGDMELDEILYNRDFINTKLRDILDEATDAWGVKVEAVEIREVDPVEAVKSAMEEQTSAERKRRAAILTADGNKRAAILEAEGAKQARILNSEGVRQSKILEAEGERVSRILMAQGEAQGLRVLSLGAAPLDKKAISVLSMNMMKEMAAGQATKIIFPMEISQMLNQVGQYLGASTGVPEVGDAIDVESIVGKADDVLGRIPNPDELRKEIEKIEKALEKETAETLKAGESFKEKTFSDEKEGTHVFKKQIDESSSEE
- a CDS encoding small nuclear ribonucleoprotein (Enables 3` processing of polyadenylated mRNAs and tRNA precursors), producing MGNRPLDVLNNALGKPVIIKLKGDRSFRGTLEGYDIHMNLVLNDAEELSNGESVKKPGTVVVRGDNVVYISP
- a CDS encoding GNAT family N-acetyltransferase; the protein is MTISIRSASVDDIPSIKRILSQYILETELVDENIDQFIVADDGRKIVGCGYLDTSQQIIELRSLAVLPGWKNKGIGRMLFEYLKAGAERMTERLYVRTTSGRFFEKMGFTVLDYSQKPVIWQDCAECDKMDVCLQVPMLLELRLC
- a CDS encoding 50S ribosomal protein L37e, which translates into the protein MSKGTPSQGKRQKRTHLKCRRCGSVSLNIHSKMCTSCGFGKSPRLRSYKWQRKSGLNGA